A window of Candidatus Methylomirabilis sp. genomic DNA:
TCTTGAGAGAAGGACGTTGTGGGATTAGCGGTTTCGAGCGCAATAATTCTGGGGTTGGGCATGTGAAGTCTCCTATTATTTATTGATGCCTCATCGTGGAGAGTAGTCAATCAATTCTATAGAGTTTTCGGCTTCGACGTTCTGGTTAAGTCGTGGGATCAAGTAGGTTGATCCTGTAGTGAGGGTGTGTCATAGTTAGTTGAGCAAGCGAAACGACTCGACCGGGCATCATATTCCATCACTGCATAACCGGGAGCGTACTTCACAAACTATCATTAAACTATGGGATTGACCCCTCAAGCACAAGAAATTTCTATAACCTATGTTTACCACAAAAACTCATCCAAAAGATTTTAGGTATTTTAAAGAGCAATACGATGAAAGCGTGGAGCGCATGTTTGCGGCGGTCGGCGATCTCTACGCCGAATACTGGAATGATTTTTTTCATTTTGCGCTGTTTCAGGATGAACATGAGAGTCGGGAATCGGCTTTCGAGAATACTCACAAAAAATATCTGGAAGCTCTGCGGATACACGACGCGCGTCATGTACTCGAACTGGCTTGCGGGAGAGGGAGCTTTACGAATCTCCTGGCTGAACATACTTCCGGTGAAGTGTTGGGGATTGATATTTCTCGTTCACAACTTTCACATGTCAAGAGATTCAAGCGGCCGAACCTGCGTTTCAAGCACCACGACATCATGAAAGTTGATGAACTCGGACAAATGTTTGACGCCGTCGTGCTCATGGACGCCGAGTGCTATCTACCGGATAAACAATTGGCTGTAGAAAAGATCTCGAACGTGATGAATCCCGGGGCTCGCCTTCTTTTGCTCGGGTGGTGCAAGCAGGATGGGCTGAACTCAATTCAGGAAGAACTTGTCTTGCATCCATTTATGAAATACTGGGCCATCCCAAGTCTTGAAACGCCGGACAATTACAAGAA
This region includes:
- a CDS encoding methyltransferase domain-containing protein; this translates as MFTTKTHPKDFRYFKEQYDESVERMFAAVGDLYAEYWNDFFHFALFQDEHESRESAFENTHKKYLEALRIHDARHVLELACGRGSFTNLLAEHTSGEVLGIDISRSQLSHVKRFKRPNLRFKHHDIMKVDELGQMFDAVVLMDAECYLPDKQLAVEKISNVMNPGARLLLLGWCKQDGLNSIQEELVLHPFMKYWAIPSLETPDNYKKYFEHNDFNIIEMTDLNNQVKRNWEFGYESALKGIKMLSFKDVPRLVWKGMTLGSEGVRLIKEQFPAAVYIKVGYDLGFLRYVYFLVEKK